A DNA window from Actinokineospora baliensis contains the following coding sequences:
- a CDS encoding DedA family protein produces MALLTDVLEWLQALPQPALVAATGGLVLAECTIGLGFIAPGEGGLLIAATTVNSVPRFLILWAVVTVCAGIGDSIGYFIGRKYGVKLRDTKLIQKYGVEGWDKATDILRRRGAWAVFFARFMPVVRTLTPAAAGTSNLPYRKFLPAVVAGAACWSAVHIGIGAALGEAAHRLESYLSGGAAILLGAVVLVVVVKIVLGKRKKARKAAEAQAVTLTVPSGTAERRPDDDPELERV; encoded by the coding sequence GTGGCCTTGTTGACCGACGTCCTGGAGTGGCTGCAGGCGCTGCCGCAGCCCGCCCTGGTTGCCGCGACCGGTGGCCTGGTGCTCGCCGAGTGCACCATCGGCCTCGGGTTCATCGCCCCGGGTGAAGGCGGTCTGCTGATCGCCGCGACCACCGTCAACAGTGTCCCCCGGTTCCTGATCCTGTGGGCCGTGGTCACCGTCTGCGCGGGCATCGGCGACTCCATCGGCTACTTCATCGGCCGCAAGTACGGGGTCAAGCTGCGCGACACCAAGCTCATCCAGAAGTACGGGGTGGAGGGCTGGGACAAGGCCACCGACATCCTGCGCCGCCGCGGCGCCTGGGCGGTGTTCTTCGCCCGGTTCATGCCGGTGGTGCGGACGCTGACCCCGGCGGCGGCGGGCACCTCGAACCTGCCGTACCGCAAGTTCCTGCCCGCGGTGGTCGCGGGCGCGGCGTGCTGGTCGGCGGTGCACATCGGCATCGGCGCCGCCCTCGGCGAGGCGGCGCACCGGCTGGAGTCCTACCTCAGCGGCGGCGCCGCGATCCTGCTCGGCGCGGTCGTGCTCGTCGTGGTGGTCAAGATCGTGCTCGGCAAGCGGAAGAAGGCGCGCAAGGCGGCCGAGGCCCAGGCTGTGACGCTGACCGTGCCGAGCGGGACCGCCGAGCGCCGCCCGGACGACGACCCGGAGCTCGAGCGCGTCTGA
- the lipA gene encoding lipoyl synthase has protein sequence MTVAPEGRKMLRLEVRNSQTPIEKKPSWIKTRAKMGPEYRELKGLVKREGLHTVCEEAGCPNIYECWEDREATFLIGGEQCTRRCDFCQIDTGKPADLDRDEPRRVAESVQAMGLRYSTITGVARDDLEDGGAWLYAETVRQIHALNPGTGVELLIPDFNAEPDQLAEVFGSRPQVLAHNLETVPRIFKRIRPAFRYERSLAVITAARDFGLVTKSNLILGMGETPDEVTEALSDLHEAGCDIITITQYLRPSVRHHPVDRWVKPEEFLAHKETAEGLGFAGVMAGPLVRSSYRAGRLYTQAVEHRGQQVPENLRHLAEAGESSQEISALLKR, from the coding sequence GTGACAGTCGCGCCTGAGGGTCGGAAGATGCTGCGCCTGGAAGTGCGCAACAGCCAGACACCGATCGAGAAGAAGCCCTCGTGGATCAAGACCCGGGCCAAGATGGGCCCGGAGTACCGCGAGCTCAAGGGCCTGGTCAAGCGCGAGGGCCTGCACACGGTGTGCGAGGAAGCCGGCTGTCCCAACATCTACGAGTGCTGGGAAGACCGCGAGGCGACCTTCCTGATCGGCGGCGAGCAGTGCACCCGCCGCTGCGACTTCTGCCAGATCGACACCGGCAAGCCCGCCGACCTCGACCGCGACGAGCCGCGCCGGGTGGCCGAGTCGGTGCAGGCGATGGGCCTGCGCTACTCGACGATCACCGGTGTCGCCCGCGACGACCTCGAGGACGGCGGCGCCTGGCTCTACGCCGAGACGGTCCGCCAGATCCACGCGCTCAACCCGGGCACCGGCGTGGAGCTGCTCATCCCCGACTTCAACGCCGAGCCGGACCAGCTGGCCGAGGTGTTCGGCTCGCGGCCGCAGGTGCTCGCGCACAACCTGGAGACGGTGCCGCGGATCTTCAAGCGGATCCGCCCGGCGTTCCGCTACGAGCGCTCGCTGGCGGTCATCACCGCGGCCCGCGACTTCGGCCTGGTCACCAAGTCCAACCTGATCCTGGGCATGGGCGAAACGCCGGACGAGGTCACCGAGGCGCTGTCGGACCTGCACGAAGCGGGCTGCGACATCATCACCATCACCCAGTACCTGCGGCCGAGCGTGCGCCACCACCCGGTCGACCGGTGGGTCAAGCCGGAGGAGTTCCTCGCGCACAAGGAGACCGCCGAGGGCCTGGGCTTCGCCGGGGTCATGGCCGGTCCGCTGGTGCGGTCGTCCTACCGGGCCGGTCGGCTCTACACCCAGGCCGTCGAGCACCGGGGCCAGCAGGTCCCGGAGAACCTGCGGCACCTGGCCGAGGCGGGCGAGTCGAGCCAGGAGATCAGCGCGCTGCTCAAGCGGTAG
- a CDS encoding oxidoreductase: MSWSAADVPDLTGKTALVTGANSGLGLRTAQLLSEHGAHVLMACRSVERGRAALRTVTGAAELLELDLADLASVRAAAEQVRERTGDRLDVLVNNAGVMVPPKGRTADGFESQIGTNHLGHAALTWLVMPALRAAAGARVVTVSSIAHRNDGFDITDLNFERRRYQAGAAYAQSKLANLVFAVELQRRAEAAGLDLLSVAAHPGLANTELTGNSTRSRVGGPVGRGLAAVVRAGTRLVTAPVDRAVLPQLYAATAPEVTGGQYYGPTGPGEMYGQVGLARPRSLALDPTLGRTLWVRTAELTGVSPEPA, from the coding sequence ATGAGCTGGTCCGCTGCCGACGTCCCCGACCTGACCGGGAAGACCGCCCTGGTCACCGGGGCGAACTCGGGGCTGGGCCTGCGCACGGCGCAACTGCTCAGCGAGCACGGCGCGCACGTGCTGATGGCGTGCCGCTCGGTCGAGCGCGGGCGGGCGGCGCTGCGGACCGTGACCGGCGCCGCCGAACTGCTGGAGCTGGACCTCGCCGACCTCGCGTCGGTGCGGGCCGCGGCCGAGCAGGTGCGGGAGCGCACGGGTGACCGGCTGGACGTGCTGGTCAACAACGCGGGCGTGATGGTGCCGCCCAAGGGGCGCACCGCCGACGGGTTCGAGTCGCAGATCGGCACCAACCACCTCGGCCACGCCGCGCTGACCTGGCTGGTGATGCCCGCGCTGCGCGCCGCGGCCGGTGCCCGGGTGGTGACCGTGTCGAGCATCGCGCACCGCAACGACGGGTTCGACATCACCGACCTCAACTTCGAGCGGCGGCGCTACCAGGCAGGCGCCGCCTACGCCCAGTCCAAGCTGGCGAACCTGGTCTTCGCGGTCGAACTGCAGCGGCGGGCGGAGGCGGCCGGGCTCGACCTGCTCAGCGTCGCCGCGCACCCCGGCCTGGCCAACACCGAGCTGACGGGCAACTCGACGCGGTCGCGGGTCGGCGGGCCGGTCGGTCGGGGCCTGGCCGCGGTGGTCCGGGCGGGTACCCGGCTGGTGACCGCGCCCGTCGACCGCGCCGTGCTGCCGCAGCTGTACGCCGCCACCGCGCCCGAGGTCACCGGCGGGCAGTACTACGGACCGACCGGACCGGGCGAGATGTACGGCCAGGTGGGTCTGGCCCGACCGCGATCTTTGGCCCTCGACCCCACACTTGGCCGGACATTGTGGGTGCGCACAGCCGAGTTGACCGGCGTTTCCCCGGAACCGGCCTAG
- a CDS encoding TetR/AcrR family transcriptional regulator, whose product MSVPTARPRREDYSESTRKALVDSAVVLFTKQGYAATSLDAIARRARVTKGALYHHFSGKQAVFEAAFGAVEKAVLARLGEVVTGPGSPWDRAVSGLQAYVQVCLEPSYQRIAIHEGPVVMGWERWREAEEHFSFGLVKAAIEALITAGEIDDLPVEVTARILFGALQTGAAIIAGADDPRQAGAEVSQTIIRVLEGMRVRRPSCAACGTEPAP is encoded by the coding sequence GTGAGCGTGCCGACAGCCCGACCCCGCCGGGAGGACTACAGCGAGTCGACCAGGAAGGCGCTGGTCGACTCCGCCGTGGTGCTGTTCACCAAGCAGGGCTACGCCGCCACCTCCCTCGACGCCATCGCCCGCCGCGCGCGGGTCACCAAGGGCGCGCTCTACCACCACTTCAGCGGCAAGCAGGCCGTGTTCGAGGCCGCCTTCGGCGCCGTGGAGAAAGCCGTCCTGGCCCGCCTCGGCGAGGTCGTCACCGGCCCCGGCAGCCCGTGGGACCGCGCGGTCAGCGGCCTGCAGGCCTACGTCCAGGTCTGCCTGGAGCCGTCCTACCAGCGCATCGCCATCCACGAGGGCCCGGTCGTGATGGGCTGGGAGCGCTGGCGCGAGGCCGAGGAGCACTTCAGCTTCGGGCTGGTCAAGGCCGCCATCGAAGCCCTCATCACGGCGGGCGAGATCGACGACCTGCCGGTCGAGGTCACCGCCAGGATCCTCTTCGGCGCCCTGCAGACCGGGGCGGCCATCATCGCGGGCGCCGACGACCCCAGGCAGGCGGGCGCCGAGGTGTCGCAGACGATCATCAGGGTTCTGGAGGGCATGCGGGTGCGGCGTCCCAGTTGCGCCGCCTGCGGAACCGAACCCGCCCCCTAG
- the lipB gene encoding lipoyl(octanoyl) transferase LipB, whose amino-acid sequence MSTFSCRADTHPVSVREVGTIDYHEAWAVQRDLVDARADGTGEDTLLLLEHPSVFTAGKRTTPEERPTDGTTVIDIDRGGKITWHGPGQLVGYPIIKLSDPVDVVDFVRRLEEGLIAMCAHLGLPTGRVEGRSGVWLPAGDGRPERKIGAIGIRVQRGVTLHGFQINCDADLSAFDTIVPCGIRDAGVTSLSEELGRTVTVAEVLELAKTAIPDALDGKLPVTEHWIRRAEPTSPGVTFALATPN is encoded by the coding sequence GTGAGCACCTTCTCCTGCCGCGCCGACACCCACCCGGTCTCGGTGCGCGAAGTCGGCACGATCGACTACCACGAGGCCTGGGCCGTGCAGCGCGACCTGGTCGACGCCCGCGCGGACGGCACCGGCGAGGACACCCTGCTGCTGCTGGAGCACCCCTCGGTATTCACCGCGGGCAAGCGCACCACCCCCGAGGAACGCCCCACCGACGGCACCACGGTCATCGACATCGACCGCGGCGGCAAGATCACCTGGCACGGCCCAGGGCAGCTGGTCGGCTACCCGATCATCAAGCTCTCGGACCCGGTGGACGTCGTCGACTTCGTCCGCCGCCTCGAGGAGGGCCTGATCGCCATGTGCGCCCACCTCGGCCTGCCCACCGGCCGGGTCGAGGGCCGCAGCGGCGTCTGGCTGCCCGCTGGCGACGGCCGCCCCGAGCGCAAGATCGGCGCCATCGGCATCAGGGTCCAGCGGGGCGTGACCCTGCACGGCTTCCAGATCAACTGCGACGCCGACCTGTCCGCCTTCGACACCATCGTCCCCTGCGGCATCCGCGACGCGGGTGTGACCTCGCTGTCGGAGGAACTGGGCCGCACGGTGACCGTGGCGGAGGTCCTGGAACTGGCGAAGACCGCCATCCCCGACGCCCTCGACGGCAAACTGCCCGTCACCGAGCACTGGATCCGCCGAGCCGAGCCCACCAGCCCCGGCGTGACCTTCGCACTGGCCACCCCGAACTAG
- a CDS encoding phosphatase PAP2 family protein: MRRLAALGVLLLGLFFILGKIVSDATPAVDTAVADTLGADWQGTAGRIAYVGSLVLGPVLPVVAALGLIVAALVNRGRPRLMGLLLRCVLLLAVCRAVSLVKPVFDRARPRDYPDFSFPSGHVVSVAAVGFTAVVLCAWLAGHRLRLVVVVTVLAVAAAALCRVLLDVHWLTDVVGATVGVVAVGLLAGVALRLLPARTLGG; encoded by the coding sequence GTGAGGCGGCTCGCCGCGCTCGGCGTGCTGCTGCTCGGTCTGTTCTTCATCCTGGGCAAGATCGTCTCCGACGCGACCCCCGCGGTGGACACGGCGGTCGCCGACACCCTCGGTGCCGACTGGCAGGGCACCGCCGGGCGGATCGCCTACGTGGGCAGCCTGGTGCTCGGGCCGGTCCTGCCGGTCGTCGCGGCGCTGGGGTTGATCGTGGCGGCGCTGGTGAACCGGGGCAGACCCCGGCTGATGGGGCTGCTGCTGCGCTGCGTGCTGCTGCTGGCGGTGTGCCGGGCGGTCTCGCTGGTCAAGCCGGTGTTCGACCGGGCCAGGCCGCGCGACTACCCGGACTTCAGCTTCCCCAGCGGGCACGTGGTGTCGGTGGCGGCGGTGGGGTTCACCGCGGTCGTGCTGTGCGCGTGGCTGGCCGGGCACCGGCTGCGACTGGTAGTGGTCGTGACCGTGCTGGCGGTCGCCGCGGCGGCGCTGTGCCGGGTGCTGCTGGACGTGCACTGGCTCACCGACGTGGTCGGCGCGACGGTGGGTGTGGTGGCGGTCGGGCTGCTGGCCGGGGTCGCGCTGCGGCTGCTGCCCGCGCGTACCCTCGGGGGGTGA
- a CDS encoding TIGR01777 family oxidoreductase — MRVLVAGSSGLIGSALVARLRADGDEVLRLVRRPAQAPDERSWDPPAGVIAEGALSGVDAVVNLCGAGIGDRRWSHARKQVLLDSRIEPTEVLAAAVAEHSIPVLVNGSAVGYYGDTDGPADESTPAGGGFLAELCQRWEAATEAAKGARVVLARSAQVLSPRGGLLGRLRPLFFLGIGGRLGSGEQYMPWIHVDDEVAALAFLLRNDIAGPVNLVGPAPVTNAEFTRAFAKTKFRAAILPVPRAALRLVTGEFADEILRSQQVEPKVLRDNGFHFRYGTIDKALAATEAR; from the coding sequence ATGCGCGTACTCGTCGCCGGGTCTTCCGGGCTTATTGGGTCTGCTCTTGTCGCCAGGTTGCGCGCGGACGGCGATGAGGTGTTGCGGTTGGTGCGGCGCCCCGCGCAGGCTCCCGACGAACGGTCTTGGGACCCGCCTGCGGGGGTGATCGCCGAGGGTGCGCTGTCCGGGGTGGACGCGGTGGTGAACCTGTGCGGGGCCGGGATCGGTGACCGGCGGTGGAGCCATGCGCGCAAGCAGGTCCTGCTGGACTCGCGGATCGAGCCGACCGAGGTGCTGGCCGCCGCGGTCGCCGAGCACTCGATCCCGGTGCTGGTCAACGGTTCCGCGGTCGGCTACTACGGCGACACCGACGGTCCGGCCGATGAGTCCACCCCGGCGGGCGGGGGCTTCCTGGCCGAGTTGTGCCAGCGGTGGGAAGCCGCGACGGAGGCGGCGAAGGGGGCGCGGGTGGTTTTGGCGCGCTCTGCGCAGGTGCTCTCGCCGCGTGGCGGGCTGCTGGGTCGGTTGCGGCCGTTGTTCTTCCTCGGGATCGGCGGTCGGTTGGGCAGCGGCGAGCAGTACATGCCGTGGATCCACGTGGACGACGAGGTGGCGGCCTTGGCCTTCTTGCTGCGCAACGACATCGCCGGGCCGGTGAACCTGGTCGGGCCCGCGCCGGTCACCAACGCCGAGTTCACCCGCGCCTTCGCCAAGACCAAGTTCCGGGCCGCGATCCTGCCGGTCCCGCGCGCCGCGCTGCGCCTGGTGACCGGTGAGTTCGCCGACGAGATCCTGCGCAGCCAGCAGGTGGAGCCGAAGGTGTTGCGGGACAACGGCTTCCACTTCCGGTACGGCACGATCGACAAGGCCCTGGCGGCCACGGAGGCTCGGTGA
- the sucB gene encoding 2-oxoglutarate dehydrogenase, E2 component, dihydrolipoamide succinyltransferase, protein MAFSVEMPALGESVTEGTVTRWLKQEGDTVEVDEALVEVSTDKVDTEIPSPVAGVLQKIVAAEDETVEVGGQLAIIGDGSDSGADSGAQEQAEPEAEPEPAAQEEAPAPRPEPSADAPKGGSGKGTDVTMPALGESVTEGTVTRWLKQVGDTVEVDEPLVEVSTDKVDTEIPSPVAGTLLEISAGEDATVEVGGKLAVIGEAGSAPAPQESAPEPPKQEAPKAEAPKETPKQEAPKAAPAPAPVSAPAPAQESNGSPYVTPLVRKLAAEHGIDLGALAGTGVGGRIRKQDVLAAAEAKKAPAPQPSAPAAAKAPSSAPAPGADASLRGTTQKMSRLRQTVSRRMVESLQTAAQLTQVIEVDVTRIAKLRAKSKSAFEQREGVKLTFLPFFAKAAVEALKQHPKLNASINDETNEVTYHGAEHLGIAVDTERGLLTPAIRDAGDLSISGLAHKIADLAERTRANKVTPDELFGATFNLTNLGSQGALFDTPIIQLPQVAILGVGLVVKRPVVVTDSVGDDTIAIRSMVYLALTYDHRLVDGADAGRFLSAVKNRLEEGAFEGDLGL, encoded by the coding sequence ATGGCGTTCTCCGTTGAGATGCCCGCCCTCGGTGAGAGCGTCACCGAGGGCACCGTCACCCGCTGGCTCAAGCAGGAGGGCGACACCGTCGAGGTCGACGAGGCGCTGGTGGAGGTGTCCACCGACAAGGTCGACACCGAGATCCCCTCCCCCGTCGCGGGCGTGCTGCAGAAGATCGTGGCCGCCGAGGACGAGACCGTGGAGGTCGGCGGGCAGCTGGCCATCATCGGCGACGGCTCCGACTCAGGTGCCGACAGCGGGGCCCAGGAACAGGCCGAGCCCGAAGCCGAGCCGGAGCCCGCCGCGCAGGAGGAAGCCCCCGCTCCGCGCCCCGAGCCGTCCGCGGACGCGCCCAAGGGCGGCAGCGGCAAGGGCACCGACGTGACCATGCCCGCGCTGGGCGAGAGCGTCACCGAGGGCACCGTCACCCGCTGGCTCAAGCAGGTCGGCGACACCGTCGAGGTCGACGAGCCGCTGGTGGAGGTGTCCACCGACAAGGTCGACACCGAGATCCCCTCGCCGGTCGCAGGCACGCTGCTGGAGATCAGCGCCGGTGAGGACGCCACGGTCGAGGTCGGCGGCAAGCTCGCGGTGATCGGCGAGGCGGGCAGCGCGCCCGCGCCGCAGGAGTCGGCCCCCGAGCCGCCCAAGCAGGAAGCCCCCAAGGCCGAGGCGCCCAAGGAGACCCCGAAGCAGGAGGCACCCAAGGCCGCGCCTGCCCCCGCCCCGGTTTCGGCACCGGCGCCCGCGCAGGAGTCCAACGGCTCGCCGTACGTGACCCCGCTGGTGCGCAAGCTGGCCGCCGAGCACGGCATCGACCTGGGCGCCCTGGCGGGCACCGGCGTCGGTGGCCGCATCCGCAAGCAGGACGTGCTCGCCGCCGCCGAGGCCAAGAAGGCCCCGGCCCCCCAGCCGAGCGCTCCGGCCGCCGCCAAGGCCCCGTCGTCGGCCCCGGCACCCGGCGCGGACGCCTCGCTGCGCGGCACCACGCAGAAGATGTCGCGCCTGCGCCAGACGGTGTCGCGGCGCATGGTCGAGTCGCTGCAGACCGCGGCCCAGCTGACCCAGGTGATCGAGGTCGACGTGACCCGCATCGCCAAGCTGCGGGCCAAGTCCAAGTCGGCGTTCGAGCAGCGCGAGGGCGTCAAGCTGACGTTCCTGCCGTTCTTCGCCAAGGCCGCGGTCGAGGCGCTCAAGCAGCACCCGAAGCTCAACGCCTCGATCAACGACGAGACCAACGAGGTCACCTACCACGGCGCCGAGCACCTGGGCATCGCGGTGGACACCGAGCGCGGCCTGCTCACCCCGGCCATCCGCGACGCGGGCGACCTGAGCATCAGCGGGCTGGCGCACAAGATCGCCGACCTCGCCGAGCGCACCAGGGCCAACAAGGTCACCCCGGACGAACTGTTCGGCGCGACGTTCAACCTGACCAACCTGGGCAGCCAGGGCGCGCTGTTCGACACCCCGATCATCCAGCTGCCCCAGGTCGCCATCCTGGGCGTCGGCCTGGTCGTCAAGCGCCCGGTGGTCGTGACCGACTCGGTCGGCGACGACACCATCGCCATCCGGTCCATGGTGTACCTCGCCCTCACCTACGACCACCGCCTCGTCGACGGCGCCGACGCGGGCCGGTTCCTGTCCGCGGTGAAGAACCGCCTGGAAGAGGGCGCCTTCGAGGGCGACCTCGGGCTGTAG
- the lpdA gene encoding dihydrolipoyl dehydrogenase: MTDTSADLVILGGGSGGYACAFRAAELGLSVILVEKDKVGGTCLHRGCIPTKALLHAAEVADNAREGDQFGVKSSLEGIDIHGVNSYKDGVVAGLYKGLQGLFKANKVTVVEGTGRFVGPNSVEVDGTRYTGKNVVLATGSFARSLPGLEIGGRIITSDQALNLDYVPQKVVVLGGGVIGVEFASVWRSFGAEVTIVEALPRLVPAEDEWASKQLERAFRKRGIKFKTGVRFTGATQDDTGVVVNLESGESLEADLLLVAVGRGPNSAGHGFEEAGLSMDRGFVLTDERLRTNLPGVYAVGDLVPGLQLAHRGFQQGIFIAEDIAGQSPKVIDEAGIPRVTYCKPEVASVGLTEAQAKEKYGSAETLVYALSGNGKSQILKTSGGVKLVRSPEGPVVGITLVGERVGELIGEAQLIYSWEATPEDVAPLVHAHPTQNESLGEAFLALAGKPLHVHG; the protein is encoded by the coding sequence GTGACTGACACCTCCGCTGACCTTGTGATCCTGGGTGGCGGGTCCGGTGGCTACGCCTGCGCGTTCCGCGCCGCTGAGCTCGGACTCTCCGTCATCCTGGTGGAGAAGGACAAGGTCGGGGGCACCTGCTTGCACCGCGGCTGCATCCCCACCAAGGCGCTGCTGCACGCCGCGGAGGTCGCCGACAACGCGCGCGAGGGCGACCAGTTCGGCGTGAAGTCGTCGCTGGAGGGCATCGACATCCACGGCGTCAACTCCTACAAGGACGGTGTCGTCGCCGGGCTGTACAAGGGACTCCAGGGTCTCTTTAAAGCGAATAAGGTGACCGTCGTCGAGGGCACCGGGCGGTTCGTCGGCCCGAACTCCGTCGAGGTCGACGGCACCCGCTACACCGGCAAGAACGTGGTGCTCGCCACCGGGTCCTTCGCGCGCTCGCTGCCCGGCCTGGAGATCGGCGGCCGGATCATCACCAGCGACCAGGCGCTGAACCTGGACTACGTGCCGCAGAAGGTCGTCGTGCTCGGCGGCGGCGTGATCGGCGTGGAGTTCGCCAGCGTGTGGCGCTCCTTCGGCGCCGAGGTGACCATCGTCGAGGCGCTGCCCCGGCTGGTGCCCGCCGAGGACGAGTGGGCGTCCAAGCAGCTGGAGCGCGCGTTCCGCAAGCGCGGGATCAAGTTCAAGACCGGGGTCCGGTTCACCGGCGCCACCCAGGACGACACCGGTGTCGTGGTCAACCTCGAGTCGGGCGAGAGCCTGGAGGCCGACCTGCTGCTGGTCGCGGTCGGCCGCGGCCCCAACAGCGCGGGCCACGGCTTCGAGGAGGCGGGCCTGTCGATGGACCGCGGCTTCGTGCTCACCGACGAGCGGCTGCGCACCAACCTGCCCGGCGTCTACGCCGTCGGCGACCTGGTGCCCGGACTGCAGCTGGCGCACCGCGGCTTCCAGCAGGGCATCTTCATCGCCGAGGACATCGCGGGCCAGAGCCCGAAGGTGATCGACGAGGCCGGTATCCCCCGGGTCACCTACTGCAAGCCCGAGGTCGCCTCCGTCGGCCTGACCGAGGCGCAGGCCAAGGAGAAGTACGGCTCGGCCGAGACCCTGGTGTACGCGCTGTCTGGCAACGGCAAGAGCCAGATCCTCAAGACCAGCGGCGGCGTGAAGCTGGTCCGCTCGCCCGAGGGCCCGGTGGTCGGGATCACCCTGGTCGGCGAGCGGGTCGGCGAGCTCATCGGCGAGGCGCAGCTGATCTACAGCTGGGAGGCCACCCCGGAGGACGTCGCCCCGCTGGTGCACGCCCACCCCACCCAGAACGAGTCCCTCGGCGAGGCGTTCCTCGCCCTCGCGGGCAAGCCACTGCACGTGCACGGCTGA
- a CDS encoding oxidoreductase, translating to MAQVGLFDSLRRKQKPGVLRSATKQDTSHLDEWAGSRHGVEAYVEPRTNVTDTTVVLVAHDGEWTRRRITDFDAAMDFGKKRGIPVYEVARVGYPKRMRDYMARQKREGKG from the coding sequence GTGGCACAGGTGGGTCTGTTCGACTCGCTACGCAGGAAGCAGAAGCCGGGTGTGCTGCGCTCGGCGACCAAGCAGGACACCAGTCACCTGGACGAGTGGGCTGGTAGCAGGCACGGAGTGGAGGCCTACGTCGAACCGAGGACGAACGTGACGGACACGACTGTGGTCCTCGTCGCCCACGACGGCGAGTGGACCCGCCGCCGCATCACCGACTTCGACGCGGCGATGGACTTCGGCAAGAAGCGCGGCATCCCGGTCTACGAGGTCGCCAGGGTCGGCTACCCGAAGCGGATGCGCGACTACATGGCGCGGCAGAAGCGGGAGGGCAAAGGCTGA
- a CDS encoding leucyl aminopeptidase, with the protein MTAPKLALATTPVSEAPVDAIVVGTVQNGSGAALAAGADAVDAAFGGTLAEVLGALGATGKADEVIKVPTLGKLKARLVVAAGLGRPDADGGVSAEQVRRASGAAARALAASKHLASTLSTVDLQAAVEGTLLGAYSFSAYKSDAGGGELAKVDFAAPAEGSTKEHRATLKAATAIAEAVATTRDLVNTPPNDLFPASFAERAAALAKENGLEVEVLDEKALRKGGFGGILGVGGGSTRQPRLVRITYKGPKARKKVALIGKGITFDTGGISIKPAPNMEVMSSDMGGAAAVIASIVLAAKLKYPLHITATVPMAENMPSGDAYRPGDVLTMYGGKTVEVLNTDAEGRLILADAIVRAGEDNPDYLIETSTLTGAQPISLGNRTAGVMGSDEFRDRVAQIARATGEGGWAMPLPEELRADLDSRLADLANVTGHRWGGMLAAGIFLGEFVPEDLPWAHIDIAGPSYNMGGPYGYTHKGGTGVPVRTIAAVLADIAENG; encoded by the coding sequence GTGACCGCCCCCAAGTTGGCCCTGGCCACCACGCCGGTATCCGAGGCCCCCGTCGACGCCATCGTGGTCGGCACCGTCCAGAACGGCTCCGGTGCCGCGCTGGCGGCGGGCGCCGACGCGGTGGACGCGGCGTTCGGGGGGACCCTGGCCGAGGTGCTCGGCGCGCTCGGCGCGACCGGCAAGGCCGACGAGGTCATCAAGGTCCCGACGCTGGGCAAGCTCAAGGCGCGCCTGGTCGTGGCCGCCGGTCTCGGCAGGCCCGACGCCGACGGCGGCGTGTCCGCCGAGCAGGTGCGCCGCGCCTCCGGTGCCGCCGCCCGCGCGCTCGCCGCGAGCAAGCACCTGGCCAGCACGCTGTCCACTGTGGACCTGCAGGCCGCCGTCGAGGGCACCCTGCTCGGCGCGTACTCCTTCTCCGCCTACAAGTCCGACGCGGGCGGCGGCGAGCTGGCGAAGGTGGACTTCGCCGCGCCCGCCGAGGGCAGCACCAAGGAGCACCGCGCCACGCTGAAGGCGGCCACCGCGATCGCCGAGGCCGTCGCCACGACCCGCGACCTGGTCAACACCCCGCCCAACGACCTGTTCCCGGCGTCCTTCGCCGAGCGCGCCGCCGCGCTGGCCAAGGAGAACGGCCTCGAGGTCGAGGTGCTCGACGAGAAGGCGCTGCGCAAGGGCGGCTTCGGCGGCATCCTCGGCGTCGGCGGCGGCTCGACCCGCCAGCCGCGGCTGGTGCGGATCACCTACAAGGGCCCCAAGGCGCGCAAGAAGGTCGCCCTGATCGGCAAGGGCATCACCTTCGACACCGGCGGCATCTCGATCAAGCCCGCGCCCAACATGGAGGTCATGAGCTCCGACATGGGCGGCGCGGCGGCGGTCATCGCCAGCATCGTGCTCGCCGCGAAGCTCAAGTACCCGCTGCACATCACCGCCACCGTGCCGATGGCCGAGAACATGCCCTCCGGCGACGCCTACCGCCCCGGCGACGTGCTCACCATGTACGGCGGCAAGACCGTCGAGGTGCTCAACACCGACGCCGAGGGCCGCCTGATCCTGGCCGACGCGATCGTGCGGGCGGGCGAGGACAACCCGGACTACCTGATCGAGACCTCCACGCTGACCGGGGCGCAGCCGATCTCGCTGGGCAACCGCACCGCGGGCGTCATGGGCTCCGACGAGTTCCGCGACCGCGTCGCCCAGATCGCCAGGGCCACCGGCGAAGGCGGCTGGGCGATGCCGCTGCCGGAGGAACTGCGCGCCGACCTCGACTCCCGCCTCGCCGACCTGGCCAACGTCACCGGGCACCGCTGGGGCGGCATGCTCGCCGCGGGCATCTTCCTCGGCGAGTTCGTCCCCGAGGACCTCCCCTGGGCCCACATCGACATCGCGGGCCCGTCGTACAACATGGGCGGCCCCTACGGCTACACGCACAAGGGCGGAACCGGCGTCCCGGTGCGCACCATCGCCGCCGTTCTCGCCGACATCGCCGAGAACGGCTGA